DNA from Candidatus Baltobacteraceae bacterium:
TCATCATCTTGGTAACGTTCGCGGCGGAGTCGGGCGATACCGGGTTTCCAAGCGTGCTCGAGGAGTAGACGCTCGCTACCGCGCCGTCGCGTACGATCTGCCGGACGATGTAGGGGCGCGGCTCCGCGCCGGCGTTGGCAATGGTGGCATCGATGAGCGCCATCTGCAGCGGCGACATCAAGAGGGCGCCCTGACCGAAGCCCATCTGGGCGAGCTCGCCGGGAACGATCGTATCCTTCGGAGGCACCCCGGCGTGGGCGGCCGGAAGCTGAAAGTCCAGCGAGGCGCCGATACCCCAACGCGACAGATAGTCGTAAAACGTATTGACACCCATCTTGAGCGCGATCTGCGCGAAGTCGACGTTGCTCGACAGCGCGAACGCGCGCGTGACGTCGCCGTAACCGGTCGCTTCGCTTTCGTTGTCGTGCAGCGTGAAGTTCCCGATGACGAGGTATCCCGGATCGTCGAAGCGGGAATCCATCGCGATGGTTCCGCTGTCGAGCGCCGCCGCCGCGGTGAAAACTTTGAACGTCGAGCCGGGCGGATAGAGTCCGTCGAGCGCGCGATCCAGCAGCGGGCTGCTCGGGTCGCGCTCGAGCGAGGGAAATAATGTGTCGAAGTCGTTGGGATCGTAGCTGGGAACGCTGGCCATCGCCAGCACCGCTCCCGTGCGCGGGTCCAGCGCGACGCCGGCCGCTTTCGGATACTGTGCGAGCAGTTCGTACAAACGCTGCTGCACGGAGGGGACGATTGTCGTCACGACGTCGGCGCCGCGCGAGATGACGGACTCTCCGCGTATGGCGGCGCGGATCTCGTCGAGCTGCGCCGTCGGATCGCCGGTGGTGTCGGGCGGCGTCAAGGCGCGATCGAAGGCGTCTTCGAGACCCGCCGTGCCGTAACGCGCCGAGAGATAGCCGAGCGGCTGCGCAAACGCAGCACCCAACGGATACACGCGTTTACCGTTC
Protein-coding regions in this window:
- a CDS encoding penicillin-binding protein 2 → MTNRAIGRLSFLFVLLFAALAIRQIVIAVVEGPSIASRPNNPRHALLDIHRGRILATDGTVLAETQNGKRVYPLGAAFAQPLGYLSARYGTAGLEDAFDRALTPPDTTGDPTAQLDEIRAAIRGESVISRGADVVTTIVPSVQQRLYELLAQYPKAAGVALDPRTGAVLAMASVPSYDPNDFDTLFPSLERDPSSPLLDRALDGLYPPGSTFKVFTAAAALDSGTIAMDSRFDDPGYLVIGNFTLHDNESEATGYGDVTRAFALSSNVDFAQIALKMGVNTFYDYLSRWGIGASLDFQLPAAHAGVPPKDTIVPGELAQMGFGQGALLMSPLQMALIDATIANAGAEPRPYIVRQIVRDGAVASVYSSSTLGNPVSPDSAANVTKMMIAVVQRGTGTPAQIPHVTVAGKTGTATNPAGRSHAWFVAFAPAEHPRVAVAVVVENVGYGATYAAPIARDVMATALAEVTPSP